In Kitasatospora sp. NBC_00240, the following are encoded in one genomic region:
- a CDS encoding DMT family transporter, translated as MRDGRNGEVRAICAVVAAALFWSSSYAVTKRVLDEVGPLTIGAVRFTLAAGLLGVMARLRRNPGVRPDARQRRLAHLSGLLGITAYFVLENVGVELSTASDASLIVATYPLMTMLLELLAFRSRLPATRVAGVLLATAGAAMVVGNGAQVGGSSRWLGDVLLLLGGLVWAGYNVLGKYAGKGQDAVSLTYHQTAAGAGGFLLASLLEVRDFRLPGPGASVLLAYLAVACSVGGFLLYNYGLRRMTSSVAVNILNLVPAFGVLGAVLVNGESVRPAQLAGGAIIVAGVALGMVERTRSTGQAVAQEPALSGRV; from the coding sequence GTGCGGGACGGACGGAACGGCGAAGTCCGGGCGATCTGCGCGGTGGTGGCGGCGGCCCTCTTCTGGAGCAGCTCGTACGCGGTGACCAAACGGGTGCTGGACGAGGTGGGACCGCTGACCATCGGCGCCGTCCGCTTCACCCTGGCCGCCGGACTGCTCGGCGTGATGGCCCGGCTGCGGCGCAACCCCGGCGTACGCCCCGACGCCCGGCAGCGGCGCCTGGCCCACCTCAGCGGACTGCTCGGCATCACCGCGTACTTCGTGCTGGAGAACGTCGGTGTCGAGCTGTCGACCGCCTCCGACGCCTCGCTGATCGTCGCCACCTACCCGCTGATGACCATGCTGCTGGAGCTGCTGGCCTTCCGCTCCCGCCTGCCGGCGACCCGGGTCGCCGGGGTGCTGCTGGCGACCGCCGGAGCGGCCATGGTGGTCGGCAACGGGGCTCAGGTCGGCGGGAGTTCGCGCTGGCTCGGGGACGTCCTGCTGCTGCTCGGCGGCCTGGTCTGGGCCGGGTACAACGTGCTGGGCAAGTACGCGGGCAAGGGCCAGGACGCCGTGAGCCTCACCTACCACCAGACGGCGGCCGGGGCCGGCGGGTTCCTGCTCGCCTCACTGCTGGAGGTGCGGGACTTCCGGCTGCCGGGCCCGGGCGCCTCGGTGCTGCTCGCCTACCTGGCGGTGGCCTGCTCGGTGGGCGGCTTCCTGCTCTACAACTACGGTCTGCGCCGGATGACTTCCAGTGTCGCGGTGAACATCCTCAACCTGGTGCCGGCCTTCGGCGTACTGGGGGCGGTGCTGGTCAACGGGGAGTCCGTCCGGCCGGCCCAGCTCGCCGGCGGCGCGATCATCGTCGCCGGGGTGGCCCTGGGCATGGTCGAACGCACCCGGAGCACCGGACAGGCGGTGGCTCAGGAGCCCGCACTGTCCGGCCGGGTCTGA
- a CDS encoding Lrp/AsnC family transcriptional regulator yields MDELDSALVRLLQEDGRRTNRDLAQELGIAPSTCLERVRSLRERGVLRGFHAEADLPALGRGLQAMIAVRVRPPSRAVIEQFQDFVARMPEVIAVFVLTGTDDFLLHVAVRDTDHLHAVVLDKLTERKELADVRTSVIYGHMRKKVVGPL; encoded by the coding sequence GTGGACGAACTTGATTCGGCGCTGGTGCGGCTTCTCCAGGAAGACGGTCGGCGGACCAACCGGGACCTGGCGCAGGAACTCGGCATCGCGCCGTCCACCTGCCTGGAGCGGGTCCGCTCGTTGCGGGAGCGGGGGGTGCTGCGCGGATTCCACGCGGAGGCCGACCTCCCGGCACTGGGCCGGGGGCTCCAGGCCATGATTGCCGTCCGGGTGCGCCCGCCCTCGCGAGCGGTGATCGAGCAGTTCCAGGACTTCGTGGCCCGGATGCCGGAGGTCATCGCCGTCTTCGTGCTGACCGGTACCGACGACTTCCTGCTGCACGTCGCCGTCCGCGACACCGACCACCTGCATGCCGTGGTGCTCGACAAGCTGACCGAGCGCAAGGAACTGGCGGACGTCCGTACCTCGGTCATCTACGGGCACATGCGGAAGAAGGTCGTCGGACCGCTGTGA
- a CDS encoding mechanosensitive ion channel domain-containing protein: MPVLWPLTVLLVILVVTLAVGRLVDQVLQRVAARRPEAPVWPLLRRCRIPLQLVVLASLLMATRPLERAFGIEGDGPRHAELLLLLAALGWLTVRVVAAGLEAFLSRYGTRTGDLARLRRVRTQIGMLRRVVGAVIVVVTIAVMLLTFSAMRAVGAGLLASAGILGIVVGIAAQSALGNFFAGLQIAFGDTVRIGDTVVVDAQQGVVEEITLSYLVILLWDQRRLIVPVSYFVDRPFENWTREDPGMLASVVLHLDHTTPVDALREALHRCLGASPLWDGTAWAVQVIDSTPSTLVVRATMTARTPDDAALLRFTVREQLIAYLRDEHPGALPRLRTGEG; the protein is encoded by the coding sequence GTGCCCGTGCTCTGGCCGCTCACCGTCCTGCTCGTCATCCTCGTCGTGACCCTCGCCGTCGGCCGGCTCGTGGACCAGGTACTGCAACGGGTGGCCGCCCGGCGCCCCGAGGCACCGGTCTGGCCGCTGCTCCGGCGCTGCCGGATCCCGCTTCAACTGGTGGTCCTCGCCTCGCTGCTGATGGCGACCCGGCCGCTGGAGCGGGCCTTCGGCATCGAGGGCGACGGACCGCGCCACGCCGAACTGCTCCTGCTGCTCGCCGCACTCGGCTGGCTCACCGTCCGGGTCGTCGCGGCCGGGCTGGAGGCCTTCCTCAGCCGGTACGGCACCCGCACCGGGGACCTCGCCCGGCTGCGCCGGGTGCGCACCCAGATCGGGATGCTCCGCCGGGTGGTCGGCGCGGTGATCGTGGTGGTCACCATCGCCGTGATGCTGCTGACCTTCTCGGCGATGCGCGCCGTCGGCGCCGGGCTGCTCGCCTCGGCCGGCATCCTCGGCATCGTCGTCGGCATCGCCGCCCAGTCGGCGCTCGGCAACTTCTTCGCCGGCCTGCAGATCGCCTTCGGCGACACCGTACGGATCGGCGACACCGTGGTGGTCGACGCCCAGCAGGGCGTCGTCGAGGAGATCACCCTCTCCTACCTGGTGATCCTCCTCTGGGACCAGCGCCGGCTGATCGTGCCCGTCTCGTACTTCGTCGACCGACCCTTCGAGAACTGGACCCGCGAGGACCCGGGCATGCTCGCCTCCGTCGTCCTGCACCTCGACCACACGACCCCGGTGGACGCGCTGCGCGAAGCCCTGCACCGGTGCCTGGGCGCCTCCCCGCTGTGGGACGGCACCGCCTGGGCGGTCCAGGTCATCGACAGCACCCCCAGCACGCTGGTCGTCCGGGCCACCATGACCGCCCGCACCCCCGACGACGCGGCCCTGCTCCGCTTCACCGTCCGGGAGCAGCTGATCGCCTACCTGCGGGACGAGCACCCGGGCGCGCTGCCCCGGTTGCGCACCGGCGAGGGCTGA
- a CDS encoding GNAT family N-acetyltransferase yields MPVIRVAEGEADLALVHGVRREVFIVEQQIPEDEEWDELDATSEHLLAIGADGTALGTARLIHGEQALKITGGLPGRVLLGRLAVLKAARGTGLGAVLVRAVEAAGRARGATELELHAQVQALGFYERLGYTAEGPEYLDAGIPHRTMTRVL; encoded by the coding sequence ATGCCTGTGATCCGGGTGGCCGAGGGCGAGGCGGACCTGGCGCTGGTGCACGGTGTGCGCCGCGAGGTCTTCATCGTCGAGCAGCAGATCCCCGAGGACGAGGAGTGGGACGAGCTCGACGCCACCTCCGAGCACCTGCTCGCGATCGGCGCCGACGGCACCGCGCTGGGCACCGCCCGGCTGATCCACGGCGAGCAGGCCCTGAAGATCACCGGCGGCCTGCCGGGACGCGTCCTGCTCGGCCGGCTCGCGGTACTCAAGGCGGCCCGCGGCACCGGCCTCGGCGCCGTGCTGGTCCGGGCCGTCGAGGCGGCCGGCCGGGCCCGCGGTGCGACCGAGCTGGAGCTGCACGCGCAGGTCCAGGCCCTCGGCTTCTACGAGCGCCTCGGCTACACCGCCGAGGGCCCCGAGTACCTGGACGCGGGCATCCCGCACCGGACGATGACCCGGGTGCTGTAG
- a CDS encoding helix-turn-helix domain-containing protein, with the protein MTPRPLPKPLAPHRVVALLQPPQSTFPLACATEVFGDHGPAIPARYAFEVCTEHPGPVRTRVGYDLLVAAGLDALERADTMLVPGWEQPADAEVPPAVVAAVRRAHLRGARIVGICSGAFVLAAAGLLDGRRAATHWARAAELTARFPRVRVDPAVLYVDHGDVATSAGSAAGVDLCLHLVRTDQGAAYAMRIARQMVMPPHREGCQLQYAELPTSGPVADSLAPLLDWLGGRLDQPVSVAEMAVRSQVSARTLTRRFTEQLGISPGRWLLDRRLAATRALLEETDLPVETIARRVGLSSAVNLRRRFHEALRTTPAAYRRAFRAGEAG; encoded by the coding sequence ATGACGCCTCGTCCGCTGCCGAAGCCCCTGGCGCCGCACCGGGTCGTGGCCCTGCTGCAGCCCCCGCAGTCGACCTTCCCGCTGGCCTGCGCGACCGAGGTGTTCGGCGACCACGGCCCGGCGATCCCCGCCCGCTACGCCTTCGAGGTCTGCACCGAGCACCCCGGCCCGGTGCGCACCCGGGTCGGCTACGACCTGCTGGTCGCGGCGGGACTGGACGCGCTGGAGCGTGCGGACACCATGCTGGTGCCCGGCTGGGAGCAGCCGGCCGACGCGGAGGTGCCGCCGGCGGTGGTCGCGGCGGTCCGCCGGGCGCACCTGCGCGGCGCGCGGATCGTCGGCATCTGCTCGGGTGCCTTCGTGCTCGCCGCCGCCGGCCTGCTGGACGGCCGGCGGGCCGCGACCCACTGGGCCAGGGCCGCCGAGCTCACCGCCCGGTTCCCGCGGGTCCGGGTCGACCCCGCGGTGCTCTACGTGGACCACGGCGACGTCGCCACCAGCGCCGGATCGGCGGCCGGCGTGGACCTCTGCCTGCACCTGGTGCGCACCGACCAGGGCGCCGCGTACGCGATGCGGATCGCCCGGCAGATGGTGATGCCGCCGCACCGCGAGGGCTGCCAGCTGCAGTACGCCGAACTGCCCACCTCCGGACCGGTCGCCGATTCGCTGGCCCCGCTGCTGGACTGGCTGGGCGGGCGGCTGGACCAGCCGGTCAGCGTCGCCGAGATGGCGGTCCGCTCCCAGGTCTCGGCCCGCACGCTGACCCGGCGCTTCACCGAGCAGTTGGGCATCAGTCCCGGACGCTGGCTGCTGGACCGGCGGCTCGCCGCCACCCGGGCCCTGCTGGAGGAGACCGACCTGCCCGTGGAGACCATCGCGCGCCGGGTCGGCCTCTCCTCGGCCGTCAACCTGCGGCGGCGATTCCACGAGGCCCTGCGCACCACACCCGCCGCGTACCGGCGCGCCTTCCGCGCGGGCGAGGCCGGGTAG
- a CDS encoding RluA family pseudouridine synthase gives MSTAAQTRSLPVPDGLEGERLDAALARMFGFSRTKAAELAADGKVTIDGATAGKSDRVMAGSWLEVEIPAPAAPVRIVAEHVEGMRIVHDDDDIVLVDKPVGVAAHPSPGWTGTTVIGGLAAAGYRISTSGAAERQGVVHRLDVGTSGLMVVAKSERAYTDLKRQFHDRVVEKKYNALVQGHPDPMSGTVDAPIGRHPSSDWKWAVTQAGKPSVTHYDLIEAYRAASLLDIKLETGRTHQIRVHMSALRHPCVGDLTYGADPTLAKRLGLTRQWLHAVSLGFEHPSDGEWVQFSSEYPADLQKALDVISSES, from the coding sequence GTGAGTACCGCAGCGCAGACCCGCAGCCTCCCCGTTCCCGACGGCCTGGAGGGCGAGCGACTCGACGCCGCCCTCGCCCGGATGTTCGGTTTCTCCCGGACGAAGGCCGCCGAGCTGGCCGCCGACGGCAAGGTGACCATCGACGGGGCGACGGCCGGCAAGTCCGACCGGGTGATGGCCGGCTCCTGGCTGGAGGTCGAGATCCCCGCCCCCGCCGCGCCCGTGCGGATCGTCGCCGAGCACGTCGAGGGCATGCGGATCGTCCACGACGACGACGACATCGTGCTCGTCGACAAGCCGGTCGGCGTCGCCGCCCACCCCAGCCCCGGCTGGACCGGCACCACGGTCATCGGCGGCCTCGCCGCCGCCGGCTACCGCATCTCCACCTCCGGCGCCGCCGAGCGCCAGGGCGTCGTGCACCGCCTCGACGTCGGCACCTCCGGGCTGATGGTGGTCGCCAAGTCCGAGCGCGCGTACACCGACCTCAAGCGGCAGTTCCACGACCGCGTGGTGGAGAAGAAGTACAACGCGCTGGTCCAGGGCCACCCCGACCCGATGAGCGGCACCGTCGACGCCCCGATCGGCCGCCACCCCAGCTCGGACTGGAAGTGGGCCGTCACCCAGGCCGGCAAGCCGTCCGTCACGCACTACGACCTGATCGAGGCCTACCGCGCCGCCTCGCTGCTCGACATCAAGCTGGAGACCGGCCGCACCCACCAGATCCGGGTGCACATGTCCGCGCTGCGCCACCCCTGCGTCGGCGACCTCACCTACGGCGCCGACCCGACGCTCGCCAAGCGCCTCGGCCTGACCAGGCAGTGGCTGCACGCCGTCTCGCTCGGCTTCGAGCACCCGTCCGACGGCGAGTGGGTGCAGTTCAGCAGCGAGTACCCGGCGGACCTGCAGAAGGCCCTCGACGTGATCTCCTCGGAGAGCTGA
- a CDS encoding nuclear transport factor 2 family protein, translating to MSDQDMRAFGTELFDRWTALWNGGLGLAGEIMAPDFALRYAQAGTEAFDEIRTPQQLAGIVAAWHTSRTGLVFAAEGTAVVDLATVDGAPAGLVARPYLASFVTADGEKVARSGVDILRVADGLIVEVWSVSSGAAGRTFYR from the coding sequence GTGAGCGACCAGGACATGCGCGCGTTCGGTACCGAGCTGTTCGACCGGTGGACGGCGCTGTGGAACGGCGGCCTCGGTCTCGCCGGCGAGATCATGGCGCCCGACTTCGCGCTGCGTTACGCCCAGGCCGGTACCGAGGCCTTCGACGAGATCCGCACGCCGCAGCAGCTCGCCGGGATCGTCGCCGCCTGGCACACGTCCCGCACCGGGCTGGTCTTCGCGGCGGAGGGGACTGCCGTCGTCGATCTCGCCACCGTCGACGGCGCGCCGGCCGGTCTCGTCGCCCGGCCCTACCTGGCCAGCTTCGTCACGGCGGACGGGGAGAAGGTCGCCAGGAGCGGCGTCGACATCCTGAGGGTCGCCGACGGCCTGATCGTGGAGGTCTGGTCGGTCTCCTCCGGCGCCGCCGGCCGGACCTTCTACCGCTGA
- a CDS encoding ABC transporter permease encodes MSTPTAVGPAPDHAAGYRAGRTLPLRVEAMRQLRRRRTMVVGGVLAAMPFIILLAFQIGGTPGRADRTTFIELATSSGLNFATTMLFMGTGFLLVIPVALFCGDTVASEASWSSLRYLLAAPVPRARLLARKFAVGLAFSAAAIVLLPLIGLAVGTAAYGWGDLRLPAGISLPASVALPRLAIAVAFVFLAELVIAALAFWLSTATDAPLGAVGGAVFASIITGVLDAVTALGGLREWLPAHWQYAWADALQPQPEWGGMLQGVSLSVSYAIVLLALAFRGFARKDVVS; translated from the coding sequence GTGAGCACGCCCACCGCCGTCGGGCCTGCGCCCGACCACGCCGCCGGCTACCGGGCCGGGCGGACCCTGCCGCTGCGGGTCGAGGCCATGCGCCAGTTGCGCCGGCGCCGGACGATGGTCGTCGGCGGGGTGCTGGCGGCGATGCCGTTCATCATCCTGCTGGCGTTCCAGATCGGCGGCACCCCCGGCCGGGCCGACCGGACCACCTTCATCGAACTGGCCACCTCCTCCGGCCTCAACTTCGCCACCACCATGCTGTTCATGGGCACCGGATTCCTGCTGGTGATCCCGGTCGCGCTGTTCTGCGGCGACACCGTCGCCTCCGAGGCCAGCTGGTCCTCGCTGCGCTACCTGCTGGCCGCGCCCGTCCCCCGGGCCCGGCTGCTGGCCCGCAAGTTCGCGGTCGGACTGGCCTTCTCGGCCGCCGCCATCGTGCTGCTGCCGCTGATCGGCCTGGCCGTCGGCACCGCCGCCTACGGCTGGGGGGACCTCCGGCTGCCGGCCGGCATCAGCCTGCCCGCCTCCGTCGCACTGCCTCGGCTGGCGATCGCCGTCGCCTTCGTCTTCCTTGCCGAACTCGTCATCGCGGCCCTGGCGTTCTGGCTCTCCACGGCCACCGACGCGCCACTCGGCGCGGTCGGCGGCGCCGTCTTCGCGTCCATCATCACCGGCGTGCTGGACGCCGTCACCGCCCTCGGCGGCCTGCGGGAGTGGCTGCCCGCGCACTGGCAGTACGCCTGGGCGGACGCCCTGCAGCCGCAACCGGAGTGGGGTGGCATGCTGCAGGGCGTCTCGCTCTCCGTGTCGTACGCGATCGTGCTGCTGGCCCTGGCCTTCCGGGGCTTCGCCCGCAAGGACGTGGTGTCGTAG
- a CDS encoding TraR/DksA family transcriptional regulator produces the protein MTTARHKTSTGAGRVAAPGRTRTPVGTGARAAGGGAESVDPAELPVRAGEDPWTSAEVAELHAELITELERLQTEIDASEAAITGLMRDSNDGAGDDQVDAGTKNISRESELALANNARDSLAQTERALARLENVGFGVCESCGQAIGKARMQAFPRATLCVQCKAKQERR, from the coding sequence GTGACCACTGCACGGCACAAGACCAGCACCGGCGCCGGGCGCGTGGCAGCGCCCGGCCGTACCCGCACGCCCGTCGGAACCGGGGCCAGAGCGGCCGGTGGCGGAGCCGAGTCGGTGGACCCGGCCGAGCTGCCCGTACGCGCCGGTGAGGACCCCTGGACCTCCGCGGAGGTCGCCGAGCTGCACGCCGAGCTGATCACCGAGCTGGAGCGCCTGCAGACCGAGATCGACGCCTCCGAGGCCGCGATCACCGGCCTGATGCGGGACTCCAACGACGGCGCCGGCGACGACCAGGTGGACGCGGGCACCAAGAACATCTCGCGCGAGAGCGAGCTGGCCCTCGCCAACAACGCCAGGGACAGCCTCGCCCAGACCGAGCGGGCACTGGCCCGACTGGAGAACGTCGGCTTCGGCGTCTGCGAGTCCTGCGGCCAGGCCATCGGCAAGGCCCGGATGCAGGCCTTCCCGCGGGCCACGCTCTGCGTGCAGTGCAAGGCGAAGCAGGAACGGCGGTAG
- a CDS encoding alpha/beta fold hydrolase, giving the protein MEFGGAWRRWRGRGTFTTRRLVAASLAVAAVVGVGTWTAVAADGGAAVHQEDHVLQMPETPGSAQTVGLDTSYFTTGTSPRPAVLLAHGFGGSKEGERARAEQLARSGYAVLTWSARGFGRSGGRIGLNAPDREVEDVKHLVDWLGGRPEVRLDGPGDPRVGITGASYGGAVALLGSAADPRIDAVGSQITWWNLADALFPQGVQQGPQAVPGGAAVDGVFKKLWAGIFFTTGSAGDLADPQGTKSGPEPAPAGPVGCGRFLDELCAMYDRVATTGHADPEAVALLDRSSPSSVAGRLKAPTLVVQGQQDSLFPLDQGDAIAKAVAANGAPVAVDWFAGGHDGGTESSERVDARVTGWFDHWLKGAGNDIAPAFRVTRTGGVDSTGFQAVLRGATADAYPGLAGTGSRSVELAGAEQAFANPPGGAPPSISTLPGIGALAQAASLGGGLSLDFPGQNATFDSAPLGTALHLTGQPTVPVRVSADRPEAVLFAKLYDLGPDGKQSLPQQLVAPLRVTGADVPGGRTVQVALPAVDHDFPTGHRLRLVLASTDLAYASPAEPATYRAAVAGPVILPTVDALKTEAAPLPARTWALPLVALGVAALLLLGRRGLRRRGQRRAPDPALAGVPLQISGLSKRYKGAADRYAVRDLGFRVEQGQVLGLLGPNGAGKTTTLRMLMGLIRPDEGEIRIFGHAVRAGAPVLSRVGSFVEGAGFLPHLTGRANLQLYWQATGRPAEDAHLEEALVIADLGEALDRAVRTYSQGMRQRLAIAQAMLGLPDLLILDEPTNGLDPPQIREMREVMIRYATAGRTVIVSSHLLSEVEQSCSHLVVMDRGRLVSAGAVADIVGAGEMLLIGTPGGYGPDELAVAADKTAALAGVGSAEVTEGGLLVHLDGMTAGQLIAELVRLGVPVERAGPHRRLEDAFLSLIGGSA; this is encoded by the coding sequence ATGGAGTTCGGTGGGGCATGGCGCCGTTGGCGCGGGCGCGGGACGTTCACGACCCGAAGGCTGGTGGCCGCCTCGCTGGCGGTGGCGGCGGTGGTCGGTGTGGGTACCTGGACGGCGGTCGCGGCGGACGGCGGGGCGGCCGTCCACCAGGAGGACCACGTCCTGCAGATGCCCGAGACCCCGGGCAGCGCGCAGACCGTGGGTCTGGACACCTCGTACTTCACCACCGGGACGAGCCCGCGCCCCGCCGTCCTGCTGGCCCACGGCTTCGGCGGCAGCAAGGAGGGCGAGCGGGCGCGCGCCGAGCAGCTCGCCCGCTCCGGCTACGCCGTCCTCACCTGGTCGGCCCGCGGCTTCGGCCGCTCCGGCGGCCGGATCGGCCTGAACGCCCCCGACCGGGAGGTCGAGGACGTCAAGCACCTGGTCGACTGGCTCGGCGGGCGTCCCGAGGTACGGCTGGACGGCCCGGGCGACCCCAGGGTCGGCATCACCGGCGCCTCCTACGGCGGGGCGGTCGCCCTGCTCGGGTCCGCGGCCGATCCGCGGATCGACGCCGTGGGCAGCCAGATCACCTGGTGGAACCTGGCTGACGCGCTCTTCCCGCAGGGCGTCCAGCAGGGCCCGCAGGCCGTCCCCGGCGGGGCGGCCGTGGACGGCGTCTTCAAGAAGCTCTGGGCCGGGATCTTCTTCACCACCGGCTCGGCCGGCGACCTCGCCGACCCGCAGGGCACGAAGAGCGGCCCCGAGCCGGCGCCGGCCGGGCCGGTCGGCTGCGGCCGCTTCCTGGACGAGCTCTGCGCGATGTACGACCGGGTGGCCACCACCGGGCACGCCGACCCGGAGGCCGTCGCGCTGCTCGACCGCTCCAGCCCGTCCTCGGTGGCGGGCCGGCTCAAGGCGCCGACCCTGGTCGTCCAGGGCCAGCAGGACTCGCTCTTCCCGCTCGACCAGGGCGACGCCATCGCCAAGGCGGTCGCCGCGAACGGCGCCCCGGTGGCGGTGGACTGGTTCGCCGGCGGCCACGACGGCGGCACCGAGAGCAGCGAGCGGGTCGACGCCCGGGTGACCGGCTGGTTCGACCACTGGCTGAAGGGCGCCGGGAACGACATCGCGCCCGCCTTCCGGGTCACCCGGACCGGCGGCGTCGACTCCACCGGGTTCCAGGCCGTGCTGCGCGGCGCCACCGCCGACGCCTACCCCGGCCTGGCCGGCACCGGCTCCCGCAGCGTCGAACTCGCCGGCGCGGAACAGGCCTTCGCCAACCCGCCGGGCGGCGCGCCGCCGAGCATCTCCACCCTGCCAGGGATCGGCGCGCTGGCGCAGGCCGCCTCGCTCGGCGGCGGGCTCTCACTGGACTTCCCCGGGCAGAACGCGACCTTCGACTCCGCGCCGCTGGGCACCGCCCTGCACCTGACCGGGCAGCCGACCGTGCCCGTCCGGGTGAGCGCGGACCGGCCCGAGGCCGTGCTGTTCGCCAAGCTCTACGACCTCGGACCGGACGGGAAGCAGAGCCTGCCGCAGCAGCTGGTCGCCCCGCTTCGGGTCACCGGCGCGGACGTACCCGGCGGCCGGACCGTGCAGGTGGCGCTGCCCGCCGTCGACCACGACTTCCCCACCGGGCACCGGCTGCGGCTGGTGCTCGCCAGCACCGACCTGGCGTACGCCTCGCCGGCCGAACCCGCCACCTACCGGGCCGCGGTCGCAGGCCCGGTCATCCTGCCGACCGTCGATGCGCTGAAGACCGAGGCGGCGCCGCTGCCGGCCCGCACCTGGGCGCTGCCGCTGGTCGCCCTCGGGGTCGCCGCCCTGCTGCTGCTCGGCCGGCGCGGCCTGCGGCGGCGCGGGCAGCGGCGGGCCCCCGACCCGGCGCTGGCCGGCGTACCGCTGCAGATCAGCGGCCTGAGCAAGCGCTACAAGGGCGCTGCCGACCGGTACGCCGTCCGCGACCTGGGCTTCCGGGTCGAGCAGGGCCAGGTGCTGGGCCTGCTCGGCCCCAACGGCGCCGGCAAGACCACCACCCTGCGGATGCTGATGGGCCTGATCCGCCCCGACGAGGGCGAGATCCGGATCTTCGGCCACGCCGTCCGGGCCGGCGCCCCCGTGCTCTCCCGGGTCGGCTCCTTCGTCGAGGGCGCCGGGTTCCTGCCGCACCTCACCGGCCGCGCCAACCTCCAGCTGTACTGGCAGGCCACCGGCCGCCCGGCCGAGGACGCCCACCTGGAGGAAGCCCTGGTCATCGCCGACCTCGGCGAGGCCCTGGACCGCGCGGTGCGCACCTACTCCCAGGGCATGCGCCAGCGCCTGGCGATCGCCCAGGCGATGCTGGGCCTGCCCGACCTGCTGATCCTGGACGAGCCCACCAACGGGCTCGACCCGCCGCAGATCCGCGAGATGCGCGAGGTGATGATCCGCTACGCGACCGCCGGGCGCACCGTCATCGTCTCCAGCCACCTGCTCTCCGAGGTCGAGCAGTCCTGCAGCCACCTGGTGGTGATGGACCGCGGCCGGCTGGTCAGCGCGGGCGCCGTCGCCGACATCGTCGGCGCGGGCGAGATGCTGCTGATCGGCACTCCCGGCGGGTACGGGCCGGACGAGCTGGCCGTCGCCGCCGACAAGACGGCCGCGCTGGCGGGCGTCGGCTCGGCGGAGGTCACCGAGGGCGGCCTGCTGGTACACCTGGACGGCATGACGGCCGGCCAGCTGATCGCCGAACTCGTCCGCCTCGGCGTCCCGGTCGAGCGCGCCGGACCGCACCGCCGCCTCGAGGACGCCTTCCTCTCCCTGATCGGAGGCTCCGCGTGA